One genomic segment of Pagrus major chromosome 13, Pma_NU_1.0 includes these proteins:
- the LOC141007178 gene encoding A disintegrin and metalloproteinase with thrombospondin motifs 15-like, whose product MFIRRTFLLCFLLSLSKLARCMESELCFPVRLDTHNHDRRDFDNDLENLNGECVIKIRAFQQELVIDLHHDSNFIAPSLSHQDALWLSNTDATTDMSRCFYSGYVNADSYSYAALSLCKGLQGAFGFQGWEYFISPVQNDTRSAESAHIIRRRPNNNLKLNSTSRCAVESDISVQVAQSLEKYKRLNDYSNVTETMLRKMGRAKRFASVPRYVETLVVADESMAHFHGDDLKHYLLTLMSVAARLYKHPSILNFISITVVKIVIISEEDKGPKVSGNAAMTLRNFCTWQKKLNKNNDKHADYWDTAILFTRQDLCGASTCDTLGMADVGTMCDPKRSCSVIEDDGLPSAFTTAHELGHVFNMPHDNVKACEDVFGKLQDNHMMSPTLIQINRTSPWSPCSAAIITEFLDSGHGECLLDQPQKPLVLPDALPGSAYSLDRQCELAFGEGSKPCPFMQPPCGRLWCTGKSNGHLVCMTRHFPWADGTHCGDGQVCDRGVCSDKQAKNAKVDGRWGKWGLFGSCSRTCGGGVQLSKRECNNPVPSNGGKYCQGVRVKYRSCNLNRCSDTGKTYREEQCETGGQNFNSNRVAHSVVWVPKYSGVSPDDRCKLICRANGTGYFYVLAPKVVDGTPCSPDSTGVCVQGKCIKAGCDGKIGSTKKFDKCGVCGGDNKGCKKVSGLFTKPVHGYNFVVMLPVGAANIDVRQRGYKGMVSDDNYLAVKNSEGNYLLNGNYVVSAGERDIMVKNSLLRYSGTAGLSETLNAVKPLGEALTVEVLCAGQMTPPRIRYSFYLARQSKEDKPLKKDGRVNAHNSVLTENSVKEKGGDTLKRSYSKEDPALGKWISTSWDKCSVTCGGGIQRRMVQCLRQDGKPGLDCDPSQRPAATRACGDPCPEWLVGQWSPCSRTCGKGFKRRPLHCKTQTGHLLPREHCIGIRKPQELDFCNLRPC is encoded by the exons ATGTTTATCAGAAGAacttttctcctctgctttctgCTGTCACTCTCAAAACTTGCTCGTTGCATGGAAAGTGAACTCTGCTTCCCGGTCAGACTGGATACGCACAACCATGACAGGAGGGATTTTGACAACGACTTGGAAAACCTTAATGGAGAATGTGTCATAAAAATACGAGCTTTCCAGCAGGAGTTGGTGATCGATTTACACCACGACTCTAATTTCATCGCCCCTTCACTTTCTCACCAAGACGCGCTCTGGCTCTCCAACACCGATGCCACCACTGACATGAGCCGGTGTTTCTACTCCGGATatgtgaatgctgacagctaTTCTTACGCTGCTTTGAGCCTCTGTAAAGGTTTACAAGGCGCGTTCGGCTTCCAAGGCTGGGAATATTTTATCAGCCCGGTGCAAAATGACACCAGAAGCGCAGAAAGCGCGCACATCATCCGGCGCAGACCCAACAACAACCTGAAGCTCAATTCAACCTCGAGATGCGCGGTGGAAAGCGACATCAGCGTCCAGGTTGCGCAATCGTTGGAGAAATACAAGCGACTGAACGATTACAGCAATGTGACCGAGACGATGCTGAGGAAGATGGGGAGAGCCAAGAGGTTCGCGTCAGTCCCCAGGTACGTGGAGACGCTCGTGGTGGCGGACGAGTCCATGGCGCACTTCCACGGAGATGACCTCAAACACTACCTCCTGACGCTGATGTCAGTGGCGGCGAGGCTCTACAAACACCCCAGTATCCTTAACTTTATCAGCATCACAGTGGTGAAGATCGTGATTATATCCGAGGAGGACAAAGGACCCAAGGTGTCCGGGAACGCAGCCATGACGCTGCGGAACTTTTGCACCTGgcagaaaaagctgaacaaAAACAACGACAAGCATGCAGACTACTGGGACACAGCGATTCTTTTCACTAGACAG GACCTGTGTGGAGCCTCCACCTGTGACACTCTCGGCATGGCTGATGTTGGCACCATGTGCGACCCcaagagaagctgctctgtgatcGAAGACGACGGCCTACCTTCAGCCTTCACCACTGCTCATGAGCTTG GACACGTGTTCAACATGCCACACGACAACGTGAAGGCCTGTGAGGACGTGTTTGGGAAACTGCAGGACAACCACATGATGTCTCCCACCCTCATCCAGATAAACCGCACCAGCCCCTGGTCCCCCTGCAGCGCAGCCATCATCACTGAATTCCTGGACAGTGGGCACG GGGAATGTTTGCTCGACCAGCCCCAGAAACCCCTGGTCCTCCCTGACGCGCTGCCGGGATCAGCCTACAGCCTCGACCGTCAGTGCGAGCTGGCGTTTGGAGAAGGCTCCAAGCCCTGTCCTTTTATGCAACCGCCATGCGGCCGTCTGTGGTGCACAGGGAAATCAAATGGCCATTTGGTGTGCATGACTCGTCACTTCCCCTGGGCAGATGGCACCCACTGTGGGGACGGACAAGTCTGCGACCGAGGGGTCTGCTCCGACAAACAGGCCAAAAATGCGAAG GTGGACGGCCGCTGGGGTAAGTGGGGCCTGTTCGGTTCCTGCTCACGCACATGTGGAGGCGGCGTCCAGCTGTCTAAGAGAGAGTGCAACAACCCAGTTCCGTCAAACGGTGGTAAATACTGCCAAGGGGTTCGGGTCAAATACCGCTCCTGCAACCTGAACCGCTGCTCTGACACAG GTAAGACTTACCGTGAGGAGCAGTGTGAGACCGGTGGGCAGAATTTCAACAGTAACCGAGTCGCCCACTCGGTGGTTTGGGTGCCCAAGTACTCTGGAGTGTCTCCTGATGACAGGTGTAAACTCATCTGCAGGGCTAACGGCACGGGCTACTTCTACGTCCTGGCACCAAAG GTCGTGGATGGGACTCCATGCTCCCCAGACTCCACAGGAGTGTGTGTCCAAGGGAAGTGCATTAAGGCCGGCTGTGATGGAAAAATCGGCTCAACCAAGAAGTTTGATAAGTGTGGAGTCTGCGGAGGTGACAACAAGGGCTGCAAGAAGGTGTCGGGACTCTTCACAAAGCCTGT GCATGGCTACAACTTTGTGGTGATGCTGCCGGTGGGCGCAGCCAACATAGACGTCCGTCAGCGAGGCTACAAGGGAATGGTGAGTGATGACAACTACTTGGCGGTGAAGAACAGCGAGGGCAATTACCTGCTCAATGGGAACTACGTCGTGTCAGCTGGGGAAAGGGACATCATGGTGAAGAACAGCCTGCTGCGCTACAGTGGCACAGCTGGCCTTTCTGAGACCCTGAATGCTGTGAAGCCCTTAGGGGAAGCCCTGACTGTGGAGGTGTTGTGTGCAGGCCAGATGACACCTCCTCGAATCCGCTACTCCTTCTACCTCGCCCGTCAGTCCAAGGAAGACAAGCCTCTGAAGAAGGACGGGCGTGTAAATGCCCATAACAGTGTCCTGACTGAGAATAGTGTCaaggagaagggaggagacACCCTGAAGAGGTCGTATAGTaaggaggatcctgctcttgGGAAATGGATATCCACAAGTTGGGACAAGTGCTCTGTGACCTGCGGCGGTGGGATCCAGAGGAGGATGGTGCAGTGTCTGAGACAGGACGGGAAGCCTGGGTTGGACTGTGATCCTTCACAAAGACCTGCAGCCACTCGGGCTTGTGGAGACCCATGTCCTGAGTGGCTTGTTGGGCAGTGGTCGCCTTGCTCCAGAACCTGTGGGAAGGGCTTCAAGAGAAGACCACTGCACTGCAAAACCCAAACTGGGCATCTGCTCCCAAGGGAGCACTGCATTGGCATACGGAAGCCACAGGAGCTGGACTTCTGTAACCTAAGGCCTTGTTAG
- the stk36 gene encoding serine/threonine-protein kinase 36 produces the protein MNSYHVLELVGEGSFGRVYKGRKRFTGQVVALKFMPKVGRSEKELRSLKREIEIMRGLQHPNIVQLYDSFETETEVAVVTEYAEGQLFQILEDDGNLPESQVREIACQLVSALFYLHSHRILHRDMKPQNILLGKSGVVKLCDFGFARAMSVSTLVLTSIKGTPLYMSPELVEEKPYDHTADLWSLGCILYELHTGAPPFYTNSIFHLVQLIVRDPVKWPDTMSDACTSFLKGLLTKDPQKRLSWPDLLHHPFVADGVLVLSDTGVFSPLTVPPSPDMLALKLQQVAAKTVPMSGESILLRKAREQKDSRGKPVGSDGVKKKDAVGNEKAPTAAASQRAKPASSDVSITSGPSVVTADNQSLSPKKQAHMRPKHRGQISRDYEQEFPSVEVGPRLVQRYSEDRQTTLHRQDGDSEDYWEKLSQESDLNHSTIIPQLKSKILAFKAQLTGGVVQEAWQIHQPLKVLRNLILTSDPEKSYHIGRELGLPHVLFELVHGTVENSNFIKQSRSVQTLAEIIVVLIIYWEKHCDWVEEEEEQRLEEFSKPFIAILDQPNLIALAHLAASVLSLFTQHNVDVEVDMSNLTSLLKNLLLDTHEPQFSLPSGWGLCDGVLSLLLHTLSEHENGSGSSHLDSEMFLDLWKRIGVSLTKTTPDTVFCSANGLYSLLSAALIFFTKDPYSCIPLFSNHESKSVYTLGHLLGTESLHLFAAGGPERLEVDVSHDSVSVLSCHLLCFPFALDVPSHTMSTIIQLYDSCRIVTSLMQVIQTFPPPLLELPLSLLSRLLLCDPGRSVSRLRAAACGFFAPPRNEQQTPLARTASSLLSELLQLDVLWDSAVELLNLLSHEARCSPRQSRLQLHLDASVLRQALAHSHDQIRAATCRLLGHLDPFRPPTLQPDTFKSMINCLRDSCVPVRRMSCRAVGNWLGYIAAGAGFKMCRSNGKGSDTTGWGKGKENKHKCSYSEATGDFATMREQGVDNEEGRRWIEEARRTAAALASLTTDPDALTRRHCCAALGNLVNVDGAVSLLLEEDVSSLLLRAACTDSHNAVRQAAIATLRLYSGQDAIRQVLISLDASEKLLQASQHASPQCDYHQLIGQL, from the exons ATGAACTCGTATCACGTTTTGGAGCTGGTGGGAGAGGGCTCGTTCGGTCGAGTTTACAAGGGAAGGAAAAGATTTACTGGCCAA GTGGTGGCTCTGAAGTTCATGCCTAAAGTGGGTCGTTCTGAGAAGGAGCTGCGAAGCCTCAAGAGGGAGATTGAGATCATGAGAGGTCTTCAACATCCAAATATTGTCCAACTCTATGACAGCTTTGAGACTGAAACTGAG GTTGCGGTTGTAACTGAGTATGCAGAGGGTCAGTTGTTCCAGATTCTTGAGGATGATGGGAATTTACCAGAGAGCCAG GTCCGTGAGATTGCCTGCCAGCTGGTCTCAGCTCTCTTTTATTTGCACTCTCATCGTATTCTCCATCGTGACATGAAGCCACAAAATATACTGCTGGGGAAGAGTGGAGTGGTGAAACTGTGTGACTTTGG GTTTGCGCGGGCCATGAGCGTCTCCACCTTAGTGCTGACTTCTATCAAGGGAACACCACTGTACATGTCTCCTgagctggtggaggagaagCCATACGACCACACTGCTGATCTCTGGTCTCTGGGCTGCATCCTTTATGAGCTCCACACGGGGGCGCCTCCGTTCTACACTAACTCCATCTTCCACCTGGTGCAGCTTATAGTGAGAGACCCCGTCAAATGGCCAGACACTATGAGCGACGCCTGCACG AGTTTCCTTAAAGGTTTGTTGACCAAAGACCCTCAGAAGCGGCTGTCATGGCCGGACCTCCTGCACCATCCCTTTGTTGCTGATGGTGTTCTAG TGCTCTCCgacacaggtgttttcagccCTCTGACAGTCCCACCCAGCCCAGACATGCTGGCGCTGAAACTTCAGCAAGTGGCGGCAAAGACGGTGCCGATGTCTGGAGAGAGCATATTACTGCGTAAGGCCAGGGAACAGAAGGACAGCAGAGGGAAACCAGTAGGCAGTGACGGCGTGAAA AAAAAGGATGCAGTGGGAAATGAAAAGGCTCCGACGGCAGCGGCTTCCCAGAGAGCCAAGCCCGCCTCCAGTGATGTGTCTATTACCTCAGGTCCGTCGGTCGTGACAGCTGACAATCAAAGCCTCAGTCCGAAGAAGCAAGCCCACATGAGACCAAAACACAG GGGTCAGATCAGCAGGGACTATGAACAGGAGTTCCCCTCTGTAGAGGTTGGACCACGACTAGTGCAGAGATAcagtgaggacagacagaccaCACTGCACAGGCAG GATGGTGACAGTGAGGATTACTGGGAGAAACTGTCACAGGAATCAGATCTAAACCACAGTACCATCATACCTCAACTTAAATCCAAGATCCTGGCATTTAAAGCTCAG CTGACGGGTGGCGTGGTTCAAGAAGCGTGGCAGATTCACCAACCGCTGAAGGTCCTACGCAACCTgattctgacctctgaccctgagAAGTCGTACCACATCGGCCGGGAGCTTGGACTGCCCCATGTCCTCTTTGAGCTTGTCCATGGAACTGTCGAAAACTCAAATTTCATCAAG CAATCAAGGAGTGTGCAGACACTTGCAGAAATTATTGTTGTGCTGATAATCTACTGGGAGAAGCACTGTGACTgggtggaagaagaagaagagcaaag ACTGGAAGAGTTCAGCAAGCCCTTCATCGCAATTCTCGATCAACCAAACCTCATCGCTTTGGCT CACCTGGCTGcctctgttttgtctctcttcacacaacacaatgtCGATGTCGAGGTTGATATGAGTAATCTCACGTCCTTGCTGAAAAACCTGCTTTTGGACACACATGAG CCCCAGTTTTCTCTTCCTTCTGGCTGGGGACTCTGTGATGGTGTCCTGTCTTTACTcctacacacactctctgag cATGAAAATGGCTCTGGATCATCACATTTAGATTCAGAAATGTTTCTGGATCTTTGGAAAAGAATTGGTGTTTCACTAACAAAGACAACACCAGACACAGTCTTCTGTTCAGCAAATG GGCTGTATTCCCTTCTCTCTGCCGCTCTGATTTTCTTCACCAAGGATCCGTACTCGTGCATTCCTCTGTTTTCTAACCACGAATCAAAAAGTGTGTACACTCTCGGCCACCTGCTGGGCACCGAAAG TCTCCACTTGTTTGCTGCGGGCGGTCCTGAGAGACTCGAGGTGGATGTGAGTCATGACAGCGTGTCCGTGTTGAGCTGCCACTTGTTGTGCTTTCCGTTTGCCCTGGACGTGCCGTCGCACACCATGTCAACGATCATCCAGCTGTATGACAGTTGTCGCATCGTTACAAGCCTGATGCAG GTAATCCaaacttttcctcctcctctgctggagctgcctctctccctgctgAGCCGTTTGCTCCTGTGTGACCCCGGGCGCTCCGTTTCCCGCCTCAGAGCAGCTGCTTGTGGTTTTTTCGCGCCACCCAGGAACGAGCAACAGACTCCGCTCGCCAGAACTGCCAGCTCTTTgctctctgagctgctgcagctggatgtGCTGTGGGATTCAGCTGTCGAGCTCCTGAATCTATTGTCCCACGAAGCCCGTTGTTCCCCTCGGCAATCCCGCCTTCAGCTTCACCTGGATGCTTCAGTGCTGCGCCAGGCGCTGGCTCACTCTCATGACCAGATCAGGGCTGCTACATGTAGACTTTTAGGACATTTAGATCCATTCAGGCCTCCTACACTGCAACCTGACACTTTCAAAAGCATGATAAACTGTCTTCGTGACTCCTGCGTGCCTGTCCGGCGGATGTCTTGCAGGGCAGTCGGTAACTGGTTGGGATATATTGCAGCAGGGGCAGGGTTTAAAATGTGTAGGTCCAATGGAAAGGGCAGTGACACCACAGGGTGgggcaaaggaaaagaaaataaacacaagtgtTCATACAGCGAGGCTACAGGAGATTTTGCTACTATGAGAGAACAGGGAGTGGACAATGAGGAGGGACGCAGGTGGATCGAGGAAGCCAGGCGAACGGCGGCCGCGCTGGCGTCTCTGACCACTGACCCCGACGCCCTCACACGTCGCCACTGTTGCGCAGCCCTGGGAAACCTGGTAAATGTCGACGGCGCTGTGTCCCTGTTGCTGGAAGAAGACGTGTCCAGCTTGCTTCTGAGAGCTGCGTGCACAGATTCCCATAATGCAGTGAGACAAGCTGCCATAGCAACCCTGCGCCTGTACAGCGGGCAGGACGCAATACGTCAG GTCCTGATATCCCTGGACGCCAGTGAGAAACTTCTTCAAGCTTCACAACACGCATCTCCACAGTGTGACTATCATCAGCTCATAGGACAGCTGTGA
- the atf5a gene encoding uncharacterized protein atf5a yields the protein MMATSAPVWKTLRVCPADPLALSHPQANHSQSQGCRGEVSEESQHLIGDGLTDWMTEEVDFSSYLPNPPSPPSSTNASLPPSPLQNDIQVPSDLEVMTSLLQEELAQLEDYFLSEPLPEKGPRLGKCDRGPLPAGPQPFTQLPYASYSTSNQSESSPLLVTLATGELDLLSICGGPIGRSKIPRHAPYSCSRPSGCVRKRVADGVRFSEGYDNSLLSSKGCNSGNSAVTLTGNYGCVEDDQLVGKSYCLGSAVEVRRCAVLPKDEKNCCFSQDVIGGAKVVGGGFGFGGSLDASHKKEDLLMYSMREVSGGTSNNEVLNSIKTSVEVTKASVSWKSEISEGCYLPATPQSEAYHSFLGNINEQVKSESLQIAQHDLHCNFLEDQGPECLLMSRESLTLESSGRRQACRLKDDHCALKYEVDDIPAVGGERKQKKRDQNKTAAHRYRQRKRAELDSLEEQLHCLEGRNRELRDKAESVEREIQYVKDLLIEVYKARSQRHKQDTTA from the exons ATGATGGCAACATCAGCTCCTGTTTGGAAGACTCTTCGTGTCTGCCCGGCAGaccccctcgctctctctcacccaCAGGCTAACCACAGCCAATCACAGGGGTGCAGGGgggaggtgtcagaggagagtcAGCACTTAATTG GTGATGGTCTCACTGACTGGATGACGGAAGAAGTGGATTTCTCCTCGTACCTCCCAAAccctccttcccctccctcctccaccaaTGCCTCCCTTCCCCCTTCACCCCTTCAGAATGATATCCAGGTGCCCTCTGACTTGGAGGTCATGACCTCTCTGCTGCAAGAGGAACTCGCCCAACTGGAGGactacttcctgtctgagcCACTGCCAGAGAAAGGGCCGAGGCTGGGAAAATGCGACAGGGGTCCACTGCCGGCGGGTCCTCAGCCGTTCACTCAGCTGCCATACGCATCATACTCTACATCTAACCAATCGGAATCCAGCCCACTTCTTGTTACCCTAGCAACGGGAGAACTGGACCTGCTGAGTATCTGTGGTGGGCCCATTGGGCGATCCAAAATTCCAAGACACGCCCCGTACAGCTGCAGTCGCCCCAGTGGGTGTGTTAGGAAAAGAGTTGCTGATGGCGTAAGGTTCAGTGAAGGCTATGATAACAGTTTGTTGAGTTCCAAAGGATGTAACTCAGGTAACTCAGCGGTGACCCTCACCGGTAACTATGGCTGCGTAGAGGACGATCAGCTGGTAGGGAAGAGCTACTGTCTGGGTAGTGCAGTCGAGGTCAGAAGATGTGCCGTTCTACCAAAAGACGAGAAGAATTGCTGTTTCAGTCAAGATGTCATAGGTGGTGCGAAGGTTGTTGGTGGTGGATTTGGCTTTGGTGGATCACTTGATGCCTCACATAAGAAAGAGGATCTGCTGATGTATAGCATGAGAGAGGTCAGTGGAGGCACTAGTAACAATGAGGTGCTGAATAGTATCAAAACTAGTGTGGAGGTGACAAAAGCCAGCGTTTCTTGGAAATCAGAGATCAGCGAAGGTTGTTATCTTCCAGCAACACCGCAGTCTGAGGCCTATCATAGCTTCTTAGGCAACATCAACGAGCAGGTGAAATCAGAGAGTTTGCAGATAGCGCAACATGATTTACACTGCAATTTCCTGGAGGATCAGGGCCCAGAGTGTCTTTTAATGTCGAGGGAGAGTCTGACCTTGGAGTCTTCAGGGCGCAGACAAGCATGCAGGCTGAAGGATGATCACTGTGCTTTGAAATACGAAGTGGACGACATTCCAGCTGTAGGTGGCGAGCgcaaacagaagaagagagatcAGAACAAAACTGCCGCTCACAG GTATCGCCAGCGAAAAAGGGCGGAGCTAGATTCTTTGGAGGAACAGTTGCACTGCCTTGAAGGGAGGAACCGGGAGCTCCGGGACAAAGCAGAGTCGGTAGAACGTGAAATCCAGTACGTCAAAGACCTGCTGATCGAAGTTTACAAGGCCCGCAGCCAAAGGCACAAGCAGGACACGACAGCGTAA